One Pseudoalteromonas rubra genomic window, TTTGCCACCAGTTCTTTACTTACCTGATCGATACCAACTTCGCTGATCCGTGAGGTAATTTCTTTTTGCTTCGCGCTGAGCAATGAGATGCTCTCAGCAACCAGGTCATACACCTGCCACTCTCCAGCTTTGTTCTTACGAAACTTGAATACAATGTCGATAGTTGGGGCATTCGGTTCAACAATTTCTGACTTCACAGAGGCAAACTTACTGTCGGCGCTTACAACTGGTTCAATAAAGTTGACCTGCTGACCTTTATAGCTCATTAGCGCATTTGCATAGGTGTTTGCCAAATATTGCTCGACGGCATCGATGAAGGTCACCGCCTGTTCGCGCTTAATCTCACGGACATGTTTACCCAACAACTTAAAAGACACATATTTAATGTCTATATGTGGCATCAGTTGCTCACGTACCAACTTTTTCAGCTCAGCCTTCTTGTGCACTTCTTCCAGGGTATTGAGCTTGCTAATATCCACAAATAATTGGTCACCAACCGATTTTATCAAACCGTAAGGGTTACTTTGTGTATCCGTGGCAGCAATGCTTTGTAAGCTGCTAAACGCCAGCAGTGCCACCA contains:
- a CDS encoding MlaC/ttg2D family ABC transporter substrate-binding protein codes for the protein MQLMLVALLAFSSLQSIAATDTQSNPYGLIKSVGDQLFVDISKLNTLEEVHKKAELKKLVREQLMPHIDIKYVSFKLLGKHVREIKREQAVTFIDAVEQYLANTYANALMSYKGQQVNFIEPVVSADSKFASVKSEIVEPNAPTIDIVFKFRKNKAGEWQVYDLVAESISLLSAKQKEITSRISEVGIDQVSKELVAKS